Proteins encoded together in one Chitinophaga varians window:
- a CDS encoding bifunctional 3,4-dihydroxy-2-butanone-4-phosphate synthase/GTP cyclohydrolase II — MLDTIAAAIEDIKNGKLVIVVDDEDRENEGDFITAARNVTPEIINFMSTHGRGLICAPLAEERCEELGLELMVRDNTALHQTPFTVSVDLRGHGCTTGISAHDRAKTVQALIDPNIRPEELGKPGHIFPLKAKTGGVLRRAGHTEATIDLARLAGFEPAGVLVEIMNEDGSMARLPQLREIADKFDLKLISIQDLISYMLSTETLIEEGVRVQMPTKYGNFELIAFKQVNSGEIHMALKKGDWTKDEPVLVRVHSSCVTGDILHSLRCDCGEQLHAAMQMVEKEGKGLILYMNQEGRGIGLMNKLKAYKLQEEGLDTVEANLELGFKMDERDYGVGAQILRHLNITKLRLITNNPRKRAGLSGYGLEVIENVPIEIHPNPYNENYLRTKRDKLGHEILKG; from the coding sequence ATGTTAGATACAATAGCAGCAGCAATAGAAGATATCAAGAACGGCAAACTGGTAATCGTAGTAGATGATGAAGACCGCGAAAACGAGGGCGACTTTATTACCGCAGCGCGTAACGTTACGCCGGAGATCATCAACTTTATGAGCACACATGGCCGTGGCCTGATCTGCGCTCCCCTGGCAGAAGAACGCTGCGAAGAACTCGGACTGGAACTGATGGTGAGAGATAATACCGCCCTGCATCAGACTCCCTTTACCGTATCGGTGGATTTACGCGGCCATGGCTGCACTACCGGTATCTCCGCACACGACAGAGCCAAAACGGTACAAGCACTGATCGACCCAAACATCAGACCGGAAGAACTCGGCAAGCCCGGGCACATCTTCCCCCTGAAAGCCAAAACTGGCGGCGTCCTGCGCCGTGCCGGCCATACGGAAGCAACGATAGACCTGGCACGACTGGCCGGCTTTGAGCCCGCCGGCGTACTGGTGGAAATCATGAACGAAGACGGCTCCATGGCCCGCCTGCCACAACTGCGGGAAATAGCCGACAAATTCGACCTCAAACTGATCTCCATCCAGGACCTCATTTCCTATATGCTCAGCACCGAAACCCTGATCGAAGAAGGGGTGAGGGTTCAAATGCCTACCAAATACGGCAACTTCGAACTCATCGCCTTCAAACAGGTGAATTCCGGTGAAATCCATATGGCACTGAAAAAAGGAGACTGGACAAAAGATGAACCGGTCCTGGTACGCGTACACTCGTCCTGCGTGACCGGCGATATCCTCCACTCCCTGCGCTGCGACTGTGGTGAACAACTGCACGCTGCCATGCAGATGGTGGAAAAAGAAGGGAAAGGCCTCATCCTCTATATGAACCAGGAAGGCCGCGGTATCGGTCTCATGAACAAACTCAAAGCCTATAAACTTCAGGAAGAAGGCCTCGACACCGTGGAAGCCAACCTGGAACTCGGCTTTAAAATGGATGAACGCGACTATGGCGTAGGCGCCCAGATCCTGCGACACCTCAACATCACCAAGCTGCGCCTCATCACCAACAACCCGCGCAAACGCGCCGGCCTCAGCGGCTACGGCCTCGAAGTAATAGAAAACGTGCCCATCGAAATTCATCCCAACCCCTACAATGAAAATTACCTGCGGACAAAAAGGGACAAACTGGGCCACGAAATCCTGAAAGGCTGA